One window of the Xiphias gladius isolate SHS-SW01 ecotype Sanya breed wild chromosome 11, ASM1685928v1, whole genome shotgun sequence genome contains the following:
- the olig3 gene encoding oligodendrocyte transcription factor 3 isoform X1, which produces MNSDSSPSSRASSPDMDGMFLRDHHPHHHHHHHHHHVGSSVSSSTQSGEQQRQKMTGGEHLRSGDAKSGSVGSSSSSSSSSSSSNKYKLKKQVTEEEMYQLRLKINGRERKRMHDLNLAMDGLREVMPYAHGPSVRKLSKIATLLLARNYILMLTSSLDEMKRLVGEIYGGQHSAFHCGTVAHAAGAGGHSGSQAAAAAAAAAAAAHQVHPLLGSALSSSTSSTLSSALPGLASIRTPHSLMKGSPAAPPALQLGSGFQHWAGLPCPCTICQVPPPPHIPITSTGLTRLTGEGKDGMK; this is translated from the coding sequence ATGAATTCAGACTCCAGCCCGAGCAGCAGAGCCTCTTCCCCGGACATGGACGGCATGTTTCTCCGAGACCACCACccgcaccaccaccaccaccaccaccaccaccacgtcGGCTCCTCCGTGTCCTCCTCCACGCAGAGCGGCGAGCAGCAGCGCCAGAAGATGACCGGCGGCGAGCACCTGCGGTCCGGGGACGCCAAGTCAGGGTCCGtggggagcagcagcagcagcagcagcagcagcagcagcagcaacaagtACAAGCTGAAGAAACAAGTCACCGAGGAGGAAATGTACCAGCTCCGTCTCAAGATCAACGGCCGGGAGCGGAAGCGCATGCACGACCTCAACCTGGCCATGGACGGCCTGCGCGAGGTGATGCCCTACGCGCACGGGCCCTCGGTGCGGAAGTTGTCCAAGATAGCCACGCTGCTTCTGGCCAGGAACTACATCCTGATGCTCACCAGCTCCTTGGACGAGATGAAGCGGCTGGTGGGGGAGATTTACGGAGGGCAGCACTCGGCCTTCCACTGCGGCACCGTGGCGCACGCCGCCGGCGCGGGCGGACACTCCGGGAGCCAGGCCGCCGCAGCCGCCGCCgcggccgccgccgccgcgcATCAGGTGCATCCTCTCCTCGGGAGCGCGCTGTCTTCCTCCACGTCCTCCACGCTGTCGAGCGCGCTGCCCGGGCTCGCGTCCATCCGAACGCCCCACTCCCTGATGAAGGGCTCCCCGGCTGCGCCCCCGGCCCTGCAGCTGGGCTCCGGCTTCCAGCACTGGGCCGGACTGCCGTGCCCCTGCACCATCTGCCAGGTGCCTCCGCCTCCGCACATCCCCATCACCTCCACCGGCCTCACGAGACTGACAGGGGAGGGCAAAGACGGGATGAAATGA
- the olig3 gene encoding oligodendrocyte transcription factor 3 isoform X2 — MNSDSSPSSRASSPDMDGMFLRDHHPHHHHHHHHHHVGSSVSSSTQSGEQQRQKMTGGEHLRSGDAKSGSSNKYKLKKQVTEEEMYQLRLKINGRERKRMHDLNLAMDGLREVMPYAHGPSVRKLSKIATLLLARNYILMLTSSLDEMKRLVGEIYGGQHSAFHCGTVAHAAGAGGHSGSQAAAAAAAAAAAAHQVHPLLGSALSSSTSSTLSSALPGLASIRTPHSLMKGSPAAPPALQLGSGFQHWAGLPCPCTICQVPPPPHIPITSTGLTRLTGEGKDGMK, encoded by the exons ATGAATTCAGACTCCAGCCCGAGCAGCAGAGCCTCTTCCCCGGACATGGACGGCATGTTTCTCCGAGACCACCACccgcaccaccaccaccaccaccaccaccaccacgtcGGCTCCTCCGTGTCCTCCTCCACGCAGAGCGGCGAGCAGCAGCGCCAGAAGATGACCGGCGGCGAGCACCTGCGGTCCGGGGACGCCAAGTCAGG cagcagcaacaagtACAAGCTGAAGAAACAAGTCACCGAGGAGGAAATGTACCAGCTCCGTCTCAAGATCAACGGCCGGGAGCGGAAGCGCATGCACGACCTCAACCTGGCCATGGACGGCCTGCGCGAGGTGATGCCCTACGCGCACGGGCCCTCGGTGCGGAAGTTGTCCAAGATAGCCACGCTGCTTCTGGCCAGGAACTACATCCTGATGCTCACCAGCTCCTTGGACGAGATGAAGCGGCTGGTGGGGGAGATTTACGGAGGGCAGCACTCGGCCTTCCACTGCGGCACCGTGGCGCACGCCGCCGGCGCGGGCGGACACTCCGGGAGCCAGGCCGCCGCAGCCGCCGCCgcggccgccgccgccgcgcATCAGGTGCATCCTCTCCTCGGGAGCGCGCTGTCTTCCTCCACGTCCTCCACGCTGTCGAGCGCGCTGCCCGGGCTCGCGTCCATCCGAACGCCCCACTCCCTGATGAAGGGCTCCCCGGCTGCGCCCCCGGCCCTGCAGCTGGGCTCCGGCTTCCAGCACTGGGCCGGACTGCCGTGCCCCTGCACCATCTGCCAGGTGCCTCCGCCTCCGCACATCCCCATCACCTCCACCGGCCTCACGAGACTGACAGGGGAGGGCAAAGACGGGATGAAATGA